From a single Lolium rigidum isolate FL_2022 chromosome 7, APGP_CSIRO_Lrig_0.1, whole genome shotgun sequence genomic region:
- the LOC124675880 gene encoding uncharacterized protein LOC124675880 yields the protein MAGGERTFKANFTADGVAALRERIRDKLNDLMEDYTDDTLVEYVVVLVRNGRGKDEAATELKVFLGKDNDAFVSWLWDHLSSNLHLYVQPKAVSTNDDAKNTRGAARGLPVHNSSSNARASREPEGETQKTARVQQKREWGGMVRVHSEAVPLIRSVVSPVSHAEEETSPRLEAVRRPREPDMHHQRKRGREDDTRPAKRTSQQVISAPRRLLQFAVRDAVRMQPVTPRSESSSKRLRSVVSTVAPDSAVNGRLQKLKSDVRIPGATAALRAAAEAAEDVLKDRYSESVFDRNSASVFDRNSESVFDRNSESVFDRLGRNPLLTDTEETFDFREQDPEDGEYKHIDEARAEKHLEFRERNQYVAGDTHMYDRETEKAADSARDIYRYEDTGAVRYNGVNSYRSRLPPSEGKESLVAGYNMAEGAAGARSRRQIAEDTHASSGPRTSEKVLNISAYSNTRTPPNHETSRNAATFEQQVLMGKKDVGSRKPIATVAHAKDIHMADNSKDSVNSSSLVEAPKTSSVAATGQPESSPDSRTIFVSNVHFGATKDALSRHFNKCGAVLKTLIVSDAVTGQPTGSAYIEFLQKDSAEQALTLNGTSFMSRIVKVVRKSSVEVPQVAGWSRGARASPFASRLIRTAYPRPTFPGAIRGRLGLRGNARNFQWKREAADSADAGKPSQATPVTLGSQTLTPMTRSFTYTRTEPKQDVGATANI from the exons ATGGCCGGCGGGGAGAGGACCTTCAAGGCCAACTTCACCGCCGACGGGGTGGCGGCGCTGCGGGAGCGCATCAGGGACAAGCTCAATGACCTCATGGAGGATTACACCGACGACACCCTCGTG GAGTATGTCGTGGTGCTGGTCAGAAATGGGAGAGGGAAGGACGAGGCTGCAACGGAGCTCAAGGTGTTTCTGGGCAAAGACAACGATGCATTCGTATCCTG GTTGTGGGATCACCTCTCCTCAAACTTGCACCTTTATGTGCAACCCAAAGCTGTCTCAACCAACGATGACGCTAAAAACACTCGCGGTGCTGCTAGAGGATTGCCGGTACATAATTCGTCTAGCAATGCACGGGCTAGCCGTGAACCTGAAGGCGAAACCCAGAAAACGGCGAGGGTTCAGCAGAAGAGGGAGTGGGGAGGAATGGTCCGGGTGCATTCAGAAGCTGTTCCCCTGATTCGGAGTGTTGTATCTCCTGTTTCACATGCAGAGGAAGAAACCTCTCCTAGATTGGAGGCTGTAAGACGACCCCGCGAACCAGACATGCATCACCAGAGAAAGAGAGGCAGAGAGGACGACACACGGCCAGCCAAG AGAACATCCCAGCAAGTCATTAGTGCACCACGCCGGCTTCTTCAGTTTGCTGTTCGTGATGCTGTCAGAATGCAGCCAGTGACCCCTAGATCGGAATCATCTTCCAAACGACTTCGTTCTGTCGTGTCTACAGTAGCACCAGATTCAGCAGTTAATGGCAGGTTGCAGAAATTGAAGTCTGACGTGAGAATACCAGGTGCCACAGCAGCATTAAGAGCTGCAGCTGAGGCTGCTGAAGATGTTCTCAAGGACAGATATTCTGAAAGTGTCTTTGACCGAAATTCTGCAAGTGTCTTTGACAGAAATTCTGAAAGTGTCTTTGACCGAAATTCTGAAAGTGTCTTTGACAGATTGGGTAGAAATCCTCTGTTGACTGATACTGAAGAAACATTCGATTTCAGAGAACAAGATCCGGAAGATGGAGAATACAAGCATATAGATGAAGCCCGAGCAGAAAAACATTTAGAATTTCGTGAAAGAAATCAGTATGTTGCCGGTGATACTCATATGTATGACCGGGAAACAGAGAAAGCTGCTGATTCTGCACGTGATATTTATCGGTATGAAGACACTGGTGCAGTTAGGTATAATGGTGTGAATTCTTACCGAAGTAGATTGCCTCCTAGTGAAGGCAAAGAGTCATTAGTAGCGGGGTACAATATGGCAGAAGGAGCTGCTGGTGCAAGAAGCAGAAGGCAGATAGCCGAAGACACACATGCTAGTTCAGGACCAAGAACATCTGAAAAGGTCCTAAATATATCTGCTTACAGTAATACTCGGACTCCTCCCAATCATGAAACATCAAGAAATGCTGCCACATTTGAGCAGCAAGTGCTCATGGGGAAGAAAGATGTTGGCTCAAGAAAACCAATTGCGACAGTTGCACATGCTAAAGATATACACATGGCCGATAATTCCAAA GACTCAGTGAATTCAAGTTCATTGGTGGAGGCACCCAAGACTTCATCAGTTG ctGCTACAGGCCAACCCGAAAGTAGCCCTGATTCTAGaactatctttgttagcaat GTACATTTTGGTGCAACTAAAGATGCTCTTTCTCGTCATTTCAATAAGTGTGGGGCTGTGCTAAAAACCCTTATTGTTTCTGATGCTGTCACTGGTCAGCCAACAGG CTCAGCGTACATTGAGTTCTTGCAAAAAGATTCAGCAGAGCAGGCACTAACCCTGAACGGGACATCTTTTATGTCTCGCATTGTGAAG GTTGTTCGAAAAAGCTCTGTCGAAGTGCCTCAAGTGGCTGGCTGGTCCCGTGGTGCTCGTGCATCACCATTTGCTTCAAGGCTCATTAGAACCGCATACCCAAGACCGACATTTCCTGGGGCTATTCGCGGTCGTTTAGGACTGAGAGGTAATGCTCGGAATTTTCAGTGGAAGCGGGAGGCTGCTGATTCTGCTGATGCGGGAAAACCTAGTCAAGCTACACCTGTAACTCTTGGGAGTCAGACATTAACCCCAATGACGCGAAGCTTCACTTACACACGCACTGAGCCAAAACAGGATGTTGGTGCGACAGCAAACATTTGA